The following DNA comes from Erigeron canadensis isolate Cc75 chromosome 3, C_canadensis_v1, whole genome shotgun sequence.
GAATTAGAGTAAAAagcttctattttttttatttattttttaatcaaaaacctCGTGTATTCTGCACATCTTGACTTCTTGTGCATCAAATGCTTCTAATCTGAATCTAGATTTTTGGGATGCAACATATTATATTGGATTAGCTTAAAGGGCATCAGGGAATAGTAGCGTAATATTCAACATGCATCTTCATATTGGTCAAAAATACATGTACAAGCGTGTAGTGTCAATAAATAAAAGTCTGTTTGCCATATACGGAAGAATCTTTCAAAGTGGATTGTTGGTTCATTTCATTAAGTTACTAATTGATTTTAAGGTTTAGTAGACCTTAGTAAGATGTATCAGATGTTTCCTAGTATTTGGACATAGTTTTAATTTTACatcctaaatttttttcttccaaGCATCTAATTTGCCTTATGttactatatgtatatttgaGCACAACAGATACTGGAGATGAATCCCGAGGATGAAGCAGAGGAAGACGGAGCCAACATTGACTTGGACTCACAAAGGAAGGGTAAATGTGTTGTGCTAAAAACATCTACTCGCCAGGTAAGACACATCGACACAGTGCACCATGCATGCCATTCATCTAATTATTAAATTTCAAGATTTGTGTGTTCTGGTGAACTGGTGTATATGGCTTTGTACTGTCTGTCTAGCTAGAAGTTTAAATCTTTGCTCTCCTAATTCGTATTATTCATAGGTTTAGATtgtttttaacatgtttaaattgttatttttgtaataatattgtttttgtgaTCACATTCAATGCTTTAATAATTTTTTGGGTCAACCCGACCCAACCTTTGATTATACTTACTATCAAAACTTTCCATTTAAATCTGAGTTGCTTTTATCTGTTTGCCCAATCGCTAATCCTCACACTTCTGTTTTCTGCAGACAATTTTCTTGCCTGTGGTTGGCCTTGTGGACCCAGATAAGCTGAAGCCTGGTGATTTGGTTGGTGTGAACAAAGACAGTTACTTGATATTGGACACCTTGCCATCTGAGTATGATTCTCGAGTCAAGGCCATGGAGgttgatgaaaaaccaactgaAGATTATAACGACATTGGAGGCCTTGAGAAACAGGcgagcttttcttctttttacaGTAACTGAAATTACACCACAGAATGATGTTATCTAGGTTCTGATATGCCGCTTGGATTCTTTTCTATTTGACAGATACAAGAGCTGGTAGAGGCTATAGTTTTGCCAATGACCCATAAAGAGCGGTTCCAAAATCTAGGTGTCCGTCCACCAAAAGGTGTGCTCTTATATGGCCCCCCAGGAACTGGGAAAACTTTAATGGCCCGTGCATGTGCTGCACAAACAAATGCCACTTTTCTGAAGCTAGCAGGACCCCAGCTTGTTCAGGTAGCTATTACATGAACGGATTAAATATATACAGTATAAGTTTTGGTAATGATAACTACGTTTTGTCATTCAATCATGAGTCTAAACCATGACCATGTTGGTAGATGTTTATTGGTGACGGTGCAAAGCTTGTCCGTGATGCATTTCAACTGGCAAAAGAGAAATCTCCTTGCATTATTTTCATTGATGAGATTGATGCTATTGGTACAAAACGGTTTGACAGGTATGCATGCCACTTTTCCTTCTGCGATATCTTCTCCAAGAAGACCGTTTGTAGTAAATAGTTTCAAGTTGTGCATAGAAAATACTTATATAGCTATCGTATATGTTACTTTCCTCTTGATACATGTTCATGTGAGTGCAGTGAAGTTAGTGGCGATAGGGAGGTGCagcgaactatgttagaactaCTTAATCAGTTGGATGGTTTCAGCAGTGATGACCGGATTAAGGTACTTCTTTTAATTAAGCTGACCATTTTTAGTATAGGTTCCAGTTTCTATCATTTACTTTTGAATGGGTCCGTGTGGGTAGTGTTTTCGAATCTCTAGGTTAAAAGTGGGCTGAACAAGTCAAAAGTGACCCAACGTGTATTTTGAATGCATGAAACGTcttaaaacattttattcaGAAAGCTAGTTTAATACAGACATACAGTCACATAAATTCTGATCTCTCACTTTCACACAACGCTCTAAATAATTCGGAAAACAATGAAGTGTGACTCGTATGAAATAGGGGGCTCCTaataaatattatgaaatgaATCATAATTTCAATGATCATTTTCGCTGATTTGGGGAGGCTGAGCACCCGCCAGACCCCGCCTTGGCTCCGCCCCTGtttactttttcttattttttttttgtctttctaCAATCCCTTTGCATGTCATTGGATTATTCATATGTTCTCCTTTAAAGCAAAGACAGTAAAAGGTGATAAAAACAACAGCTTGTAGCTTACAGCTTTATTCATGTGGAAACTGCAGGTGATAGCAGCAACAAATCGGGCTGATATTTTAGATCCTGCCCTCATGCGTTCTGGACGGTTGGATCGTAAGATTGAGTTTCCTCATCCTACTGAAGAAGCAAGGGCCCGAATCATGCAGGTGTGCCTTTACAGatgatcttttattttattaatatatatctgTGGAATTATGAATTGTTAACCATTGTTATGTATTGCAGATTCATTCCCGTAAGATGAATGTTCACCCAGATGTGAACTTTGAAGAGCTGGCTCGATCTACAGATGATTTCAATGGGGCACAATTGAAAGCTGTTTGTGTGGAAGCAGGCATGCTAGCTCTTCGCCGTGATGCCACAGAGGtactattaaaaaataattgttacCTGCTAACTTGAAAGCTTATTttgcattttttaaattttttgagcAGAGACATATATGCATATTACCACCTAATATATACACCAAATGTCCTGAGTGAGACTTTAACCCACAACCTCTAGGCTGATAGGTCACTCCAATGCTGCTAGACCAAAGTTCTTCTGGTAGTTTATTTTCTGGAAATAAAAAAGTGCTTTTACTAGATTTAATGCTATAGTTCACATGCGACTATTTTGCCTAGTACTACGCATGCACATTTGTAAGTTTAGTGGTGAAACTTAAAACAACAGTTATTTAAATAACATGTGCAGAATGAAAGTTAAATCTTGCTGCTGAGAAGGAGCCTTCACAATAAAAGATGATAGAGATAGACATAGTTATGGTTAAATTCGCTGAGTATTCTTAGGGCTGTCAATAGTTAAATCAATCCAAGTTACCTTTTTACTTCTAAGTTTGTAATTGGActgggttgatttgggttgtgTACGGTTATGAGCCAGAAAAGAAGTTTCACTAAAAGGGAATGTGTTTAGCCGGTTGTGGTTTtgattttaactattttttcatGTGTACTACAttctgaatcattttattcagAGGTATAATATGATATAATCTCTTTCTAGAAATAGGAAAGATTCGTTGCCACCCCTGCTAACTTGTTTTGACCGGTGCTAGAATGACCTGTTATGCCCGCCCAACTTGCCACCATACTTATACTTCTTAGTTGTTCCTTTAATGACCGAAGTGTAACTAGCTGTTTCCTGTGAGTGAAAACTGAAACAAGATTCGTTTATTCCAGGTAAACCATGAAGACTTTAATGAAGGAATCATCCAAGTTCAGGCTAAGAAGAAAGCAAGCTTAAATTACTATGCTTAAAAAGGTGGCATCGTATTGTACTTTACAGTTTCAAGCGATTGGATATTTTTTCTAATGATTTTCGTCATGTTAGATTTACGTACTTCCACACCTCCATATTTCCTAGaacatattttgttttctttactttcttctGATATTGATGAAAATTTGAACCGTATCATTAACAAATTTACTCGTATAGTTTGTTTGGATAGTGTGTGTTTTCCTTCTATTTGTGTCAGATTTGCTATTAGGGCTACCTGTTGTTAGCTTGCTCCATTTTTTAAAACGTTGTTTTATGTGCCCAGTTCAGAACATAGTATTGTCAATGTTGCCAACCAAATGGGTTATACACTGGATGGCCGGCCACTGTTGGATAGGCATTTACTTCCCACAGTTTTAACCCATTTGGTACTGCATACAAGAACACTTCTTTGGATAGGCATCAACCCAACTTGCCAGCCCGATTCAACTTGTACTCCAAAATAGCTCGCATCAACCTAAACTCGGGCTGGCAAGTTGGGTTGTCCCACACTCCCACTAACAGCTTCTTGTTCACTATGACAATGACAATTTTCTTAAAAGTAGTTTTCTGAACAGTTTTTATTGCCTTTCAAAATAGGTACCACATACAAGAACACTTCTTTTTAGTAATAATCTTCAAAGATACTAAACAAAATCAGGCTTTTATTGGCATCAAACCAATTGACCTGTTTCTCTTTACCTATTTTGTATATGGCCCGTTTTAGTTAAACTACACCTAATTTGATTCATTCATAAGTAATTGGGTCAGAATTGCTAACGTGTATATGCATGGGTTGTTTTTGGTATGTAGTTAAATAAGTTTCATGTGAACTCATACGACAGATCCCATTGGTCATTGTGTGTCTTGATTAAGCACCTGTTTAACAAGGATGTTACCAAATAACCAACTTGTAGTTACATGTATCTATACTGATCATGTTGGAAGAATCAGGTTGCATATAAAGTATTTCTGTCGAGTCTTAATAGGTAAACTTGCAAATGCCAGTGAGTCAGATAACGGGTCAACATAGTTCGTGATGAAGCAGGATATTTTTAAGTTAAAGTTGAGCTGGGCAGGCTCAGGTTGGGTTGGCACAGGTCCATTTTAACAATTTTCTTACAAGTAGTCTTCTCGATCCTTTTTTATTCCGTCTTAAGAAATAGGTAATGAATACAAAAGCACCTTTCTTTGGTAATAGTCTCAATTATCAAACAAATCAGCTTAGGTGGTTGCCTTATAAAAACAGACTTTTAGTGACTATAAACCTCTTTGAACCAATTGACCCGTTCCTCATATACCTATTTTGTATTTGACCCGTTTTAACTAAACCACAGCCTCAACTAATCTGTTCATAGTAATTGCTTAATCTGGTCAATATAGCAAACACATGTATGCATGTGTTCTTCTTAATACATACTTCAATAATTTCCATATGAATTCATGTCAGATCCCATTTATTATTGTGTATCTTCATTAAGCACCTGTTTAACAAATATGTGACGTTGTTACCAGATGAGCACATTTATCAGATGAGCACATTTCTTGTGTCATACATATTTCTTATTGACCCGTTTCAGATTAAACACGACCTAAATTGATCCATTTATAAGTAACTGGGCTAAAATTTCCAACACCTGCTTAATAACACCGAATTTGTATTCTCAGTGAAAGAACATGTGGAAGTTTTCTGCTTATCTCAACAAACATTTATGCAGATGGTTACAAAGATATCTCAATCTTCAAACAAAAAGGCTCTGACATATTCTACTTCGACACTGATTGTGCTATAAAGAACTCTATTTCAAACCGATCCTACTTCATAAAAGGTAAACGCAAGTCAGGATCCAAGCACAATGTTCACTTAAGGTAATGCATTGTGGTGAGACATCCTGGATAATTCAAAACATATACTTTTTTAGTAGAGGTCAAACAGGCTGGGCTGCGTTAGGTTGACCCGTAGTTCAAATCTTTTTTGTGTGTTTAAACTTCAATACTGAAAACAACTAATTATGGCAACAACGGAACCAATACTGGATGCTACAATTTCAAAACATAAGACCAATCAATCATGTTAATCAAGATGTGGAATGTGAACAGAGAGCATCTTATAAACTCTTTCTATTTGAGGAGGAATTAAGGAACGCTTGGGATCTCCAGCAGAAATCTAGGGCTAGATGGGCCCATTTTGGCGATGAAAACTCATCTTTTTTCCACGAGATTATTAATTCCAACACCACTAACAACCGTATAAACGGGCTTATGATTGAGGGTAGTTGGGTTACAGATGCTTCGCAGAAGGTcctctctttttattttacaagATTTATTGAACCAAAACCCACCAGGTTGCCTGTCATTTGTCCTAACCTTTCCAAACTATCTGAGTCGTATGCTGCATTTTTTATTCGACCATTCTCTATGGATGAAATACGACGGTATGGGCCTGTGCTGGGGATAAGACCCCGGGGAtgaatttctttttcttaaggCACTGCTGGGAGGTTCTAAAAGATGATTTACAACTTGTTTAACGAATTCTACTTGTATGGGCGCTTAAGACAGGGTTCTACTTTCTTTATTGCACTTATCCCTAAAGTCAAAGACCCGCAACTCTTGTCTAAATTCAGACCTATCAGCTTAATTGGATGTATCGACAAAATCATTTCAAAGGTGTTAGTAAGAGGCTACAATCTGTGATTTCTTCCTTGATCTCTGAAGGTCAGTCAGCCTATTTGGCGGGTCAGAGCATTCTAGACGGACCATTAATTATCAAGGAGGTGGTGACTTagtgatatgatcccacatcgacTAAGtgtgggattggttggtggtttataagcctaggtgtcccctcctcctttgagctagcttttgggagtgagttctacacctagcttatggcatgatgcaagtctattatgggatgggtttgtatcaattggtatcagagctagccctacctttcgaggttccaacgctcggagtggtggcttggacccaaggagaagggtgccaaccgtgaccaacgaggacgttggctcttcaaagggtgaggtattgatatgatcccacatcgacTAAGtgtgggattggttggtggtttataagcctaggtgtcccctcctcctttgagctagcttttgggagtgagttctacacctagcttatggcatgatgcgagtctattatgggatgggtttgTATCACTTAGcttaaaaaatctaaaaaacaaGGGCTGATTTTGAAAGTGGACCTAGAAAAAGCCTTCAACTCTCTGAGCTGGAGCTTCCTGATTTCAATTATGGAGCAGATGAATTTCCCGCAAGTTTGGTGCACATGGATCATGGCTTCATTATCTTCGGCACGGGCACCAGTCCTTGTAAACAGGTCACTGACACAGGAGTTTCAGTGCTCTCGGGGACTTAAGGCAGGGGGATCCATTGTCCCCATTTCTTTTCATTATTACCATTAAAGCACTTACTAGAGTCATGAAAAAGGCTTGTTCCATGGGTATTATTAACGGGCTAAAATGTGGAATTAGTGGACTAGTCATCTCACACTTGCTTTATGCAGATGACGTGTATTCTTTGGAGAATGGTCAAATGCTAATGCCCTTAACCTATGAAGAATTCTTAGATGTTTTTACTTTGCTTCGGGCCTTAGGGTTAATCTTTCGAAAAACTCCATCTTTGGTATTGGGGTGGACACGGACGTACAAACATCGTTGGAAGGGTTACTTAAATGCAGGGTCGGTGTTATGCCATTTAAGTACCATGGTTTAATGGTGGGTGGGAATATGAACTTGGTAAAAAACTGGCAGCCTATTATTGATGTTTTCAGAAGCGGATTATCCATTTGGAAAGCTAATAACCTGTCGTCAGGTGGAAGAGTGACCATGATCAAATTAGTCCTTAATTCTTCACCAACTTATTACTATTCTATCTATAAGGCACCTTTACAGGTATTGGAGAAGCTAGATCAGCTAAGAGGAGAATTTTTTCGGGGTGGCAAAGGGGATTCTAAAATTTTTTGTTGGGTATCGTGGATCAAAGTTGTTCAACCTGAAGAACTCGGAGGCCTTAGCTTAGGTTCACTACGTGAAATTCATAAAGCTTCCTTGGATTTGCAGCAATAAAAGAGGGATTTTATTGACATCGAACCAATTGACCTGTTCCTCTTTACCTTAATTTTGTATATGGGCCGTTTCAGATAAACTACAACCTAAATTGGGTAAAATTACTAACATATGTATGCATGGGTAAAATTACTAACACAATGATACCCTGTAAAGGTGCCTTTAGTTATATAAGTTTCATTTGAACTCATACGACAGATCCTATTTATCGTGTGTATCTTGATTATGCACCTGTTTCACAAGGATGTTACCAAATAACCCGTTTGTAGTTACATGTATCTACACTAATCATGTTGGAAGAATCAAGTTACAAATAACTGATTTTTCTGTCAAGTCTTAATAGGCAAACAATTGAATATTGATCATATGTACACCTGAAAATGCCTGTGAGTAAGATAACGGGTCAAACTTAGTTCGGGATGAATCAGGATATTTTAGAGTTAGAGTTGAGTTGGGCCGGCTCAGGTTGGGTTGGCCCAGGTCTATCATGACATTTTTCTTAAAAGCAGTCTTCtgaatctgttttttttttgttttttgtttttgtctttaGACATAGGTAATGGACACAAAAGCTCCTTTATTATCTGGTTCAATATATTATCTCGACAAACATTTACGCAGATGGTTACAAAGATCATCTCAACCTTTAAACAAAAAGGGGTCTGATATCTTCAACTCTGACGCTGATTGTGCTTTAAAGAACTCTATTTTAAACCAATTCTACTTCATAAAAGGTAAACACAAGTCAGGATCCAAGCACAATGTTCACTAAAGGTAATGGGTTGGGGTGGATGTCAGTCCAaaacatatactttttttaGTAGAGGTCAAACGGGTCGGTCTGCATTGGGTTGACCTGTAGTTCAAATCTTTTCTATGTGTTTAAACTTCAATACTGAAAACAACTACTTAAGGCAACAATGGAACCAATACTGGATACTACAATTTCAAAACACAAGACACCAATCAAATAATCAATCATATGTCTCAAATCCAAGTACattcaaaacataaaaacagcagtcaatcaatcaaatttatcaaaatagCATTCCAATTACACAGACTTTTACAAAATTGTTACTAACAACTCAAATATTTTACAAATACTTACCAAACTAGAAGATAAATTTTCCGAATTTATCCACATGTTGCAACTCAAAACCATTGGGTCAGTGAACACCCAAAGGTGAAAAACCATTCTGCAACCCGAAATCAACGAAATTCGGGCCTAAGAATCTTGGATTTGTGTTGATCATCATAAGTTCATCAGCCCTTGTATCAACATTGTTCTTGAACTCAACCAAAGAATGCAGATACTCTTCCAACTCTTCAAGATTCATACCATCAATCGGCTGATCAAACCACATTAAATTACTCGTCTCTTTAGGATTCTTGATCTCTTCCTCCAACTCTTTATTATAGTTAAAGTTGTTGTCTTTAATATCAAGAAAACGGTCCACATTGGGGTGACCGAAAGTAAAGATTCTGTCACCGGGAGATTTGGTCAGAATCGCAATCTGGCCGGTCAAAACACACAATTCGGCGGCTTTCTTGAACAACCCGGTTCGTCATTTAGAGAATGCGACTTGAAGTTTGGTGGGGTTTTGGATTTTCTTAGTAGGGTCGATTTTTTGACGACCCTTTGCAgtctttttcttgattttgatactAGATTCTGCAATTTTTGTTAAATCTtccatggtggtggtggtgatcttgatgatatttttgAACAAGATAATTCAATGGGTTTTGAAGCGGGTGAATTTTCGACAGTAAAATATGAGAAATTGAGAATAATTCAAGCGAAATACAAGATGAgatgtatgtatagttttaaTAAGAAGATAATGTGTAATGGCGAATATAAAAAAAGAGGTCGGTCTAATAAATCGGTAATTTTTGTAAAAGGAAAGTTGTAACTGAATAATTAGGGATTCTGAAAAAAGCGGTAATTTTTTTTACTCAGaatatgattattttttgtaaaaacgcGCTTTGTTAACTCAACAATAGGGATTTTGTTGAATATATACTTCACATTGCGATGATTGCAATTATACACCTGTGAAGTATCTTTCCATTTTTGATGATGACGTCACTTTCCCCGGTCAAAAGGTTAGTGTCTTCGTTGCCGAATTCAGTCGTAGATCAATATATAGTTGTTATGGCTTGTATGAACCTCGAAAGGATACCGCTATTATCTGGAATCCTTCTATCAGAAAAACCATTACCATTGCAGTATCTGACAAATGCGAACGGGACTATACGCTTGTTGTCGGTTTGGCGTTTGTCCTCGGAATCTCGACCCTAAGATTGTCAAGATTGCATATGTTTATGATTTAGGAGAATTACAAGATGTAAATGCTAGCACCCAAGTTGAGGTATTTAAGTTCAGGAGGGACTTGGAGAAGTCCATTAAGTAGCAACCTTCCTCATAAATCGATTAAGTGCATCAATGCATGCAACTaccaattttttcttttttaaacagatgtagTGTGTATGTAAATGTAACTATATATTTCACACTTTGACATAATGTTCTTACTATTTGAAACTCACTGACCCCAACACCGCCCTTAgcaagaaaaagatgaagactAGCTGGTACCAAAAGGGTGACAAGAGGGGCAGTGTCcctttcaaaattaaaattttactaGGGATTTTtagattttcttaaaaattttaaaactacgcccatttttaaatatgtttttcaTGAATTTTGTCGTTTTGGTCTAGTATCGCCTTTCAGCACAAGAAGGTATCCTAGTTCTATATTACTTCAAATAAGGATGTGTTGTATCAGGGGTGAACTCAGGATTTGACATTGGAGGCTAACTTCATACATAGAATCTGACTACGTCAAAGTACAAGACTAGCAACAAACAACAAATGGAAATAAAGAAACACCTACGGATTTTGATCAATGGGAAAGAATTAAAATGTTGGGATGGTTGGAGGGGACCAAACGCCATATATCCCCTTAAGTCAAAACCTGTGTTAGATACAAAGTTTTATAGTTGTATTCCTTGGATGGGTGAAGAGTGGTTTCAGGTAGCAGGTTCGTTGTTGCGATACCACACTTCACAGCCATCTTGTAAGACCAGCATTTGACACATAGATTTAAATGATCTGAAGAGTTATACATGCTATACTCTTAATTCTACTCACGAATTTATGCACTTGTTTTTAGTGGTAAGGTTTTTAAGGAGACTCATATAAACCATATATGAGTGATGGAGACCAATTGTTGTTTTCTTGTTATTGATCTTCATAATCATCGACCAATTTCCAAGGAGAGTAAGAAAATAGATCTATAGGTGAAGCTTTAagaaaaagttgtttttttgttattgatcTTCAGAATAACAACATAGACAAATATAATTGGGAGTAGCTTAAACATTCCCGAAATAGCCAAaattcataagtaaaaaaaaaaaaaacgggatCACAAGTTTCTACCCATAAGGCATGTATGTACATCGCAGTGTCTAACTAGGCAAAACATATGTGATGAAATTTACCATGTTTATGTTACCTTTTATAAATCTGGTAGCCAAGTCAGAAAATATACCAGAGGAAAAGTTACAAAGTGATTGTAAATattattttgagaaaaagggACATTAAACAAATTTGATTTCTGAATTTTAATTAGAAGTTGAGAGACGAGTATAAGAGTCATGAAAACAAAACTGACACTATAGCAAATAACCTTGGATTATCTAATGCAAATCAGTTATGAACTTTAGGCATGGTTGTATATATGGTCTTTAAACACGataatgttattatatatatctccaGAGCAAAGAAGCCAAAGTCCATCACACAAACCAATCAACAACGCAGCATGGACTCATTTCAAGGCCATTCAACAGGGTTTCAAGCCTTTGCAACCCACAAGCAAAGCCTCCAACTGTTTTTTGTTACACTTACATGCTTAAAAGACTTCACCAAATAAGTTTTTCTCATCATCATAATTAGTTCAAGAAAAGCAGCCGAAATAAACAATCATCCATTTCCTTTATGACCGATAATGGCCTTGCGATGAGTTTCTTTCTGAACCATGCCTCTGTCGATACATGGCAGCACTAGACCCTCCCCCAACATGATGGAATCCCCACCCGGAACCTTGGTGTGGATCTCTTTCCCATGTATGGTGGAAAGGATTTGGGATCGAGCTTTCTGCTTCCTGAAAGCTGCTTCTAGTCGTTGATGAACCTGGTGTTGCACGGACATAGAAGCCACCATTACTGGTACGAAAAACGTCCGAAGATGAGCCTACCTGACCCGTTTGGGCTTGACTGCTGGATCTCCGTGATCCAGATACCATTGGTGTACGTAAGCCGGGTTGACTGCTAGGTTGCTGAAAATAGGCTTGAAGGGCCTGGGACCGCTCACGTGCCCGTGCAGCACTCCCGGGGTAAGGATGAATCATTGAAGACCCACCCGAGGTGGGACCTCTAGCAGCAGAACTACACAAAGTAcacaaacattaatataatggtAAAAGTATCAtattaaaacacaatataaCTATAAAAGATACAGAAAGATCCTTCAGCCTAGAGGTCacaaatttgacccatttgaatgGCTCAATTTGGGTTGTGTTCTATAAAAATGAACCGAACGAGTTCAAAGtcccaaaaattttaattgtattgcatacaacctcctatatattattaatctaATCATATAAATAATGGTTCTGTAATCATGATCATATAtcgattaattattatttatgtttatggACAACCCACCACAGCCTAACCTATACTATAAATGCTAGTTTCAATCCAAACCCATTTTGAATAGTTGCCCAGTGCCCATCTGCCACCAGCAGAAAATAAAAGAGGTGGTAAGATGGGTGGATTCGGTAGATGGTGAAGACAGGTTTGGGTTGATGCAGGCCAAACTGGCACAAGACACATTTACTTGACCAAGATATACCTATTTTTTGGAGGTAAATGGATGAGGTTTTCCCTATTCAGGTTACTCGGGAAGGGTAAGTTTTTGACTCAAACATACACGGCCTAGCCTGGGTATCCTGTGACTGCTCCCGAATCAGCCACCCTCAAGATGTTTATCTAGGGAGgtttgaactcaagacctctAGTGGGGAACTCAAGATTCATGAACACTACCTTTGGT
Coding sequences within:
- the LOC122591095 gene encoding 26S proteasome regulatory subunit 6A homolog; its protein translation is MATPMAEDTSFEDDQLAPMSTEDIQRASRLLDNEIRILKEELQRNNLELDSFKDKIRENQEKIKLNKQLPYLVGNIVEILEMNPEDEAEEDGANIDLDSQRKGKCVVLKTSTRQTIFLPVVGLVDPDKLKPGDLVGVNKDSYLILDTLPSEYDSRVKAMEVDEKPTEDYNDIGGLEKQIQELVEAIVLPMTHKERFQNLGVRPPKGVLLYGPPGTGKTLMARACAAQTNATFLKLAGPQLVQMFIGDGAKLVRDAFQLAKEKSPCIIFIDEIDAIGTKRFDSEVSGDREVQRTMLELLNQLDGFSSDDRIKVIAATNRADILDPALMRSGRLDRKIEFPHPTEEARARIMQIHSRKMNVHPDVNFEELARSTDDFNGAQLKAVCVEAGMLALRRDATEVNHEDFNEGIIQVQAKKKASLNYYA